Genomic DNA from Verrucomicrobiota bacterium:
ATAGGGGATGCCATCGGGAGTGCCCAGAGAAGAACTTTTGCCGGAACTAAAGGAGTTTGGAGAAAAGGTTCGGCGAGAAAGGTTAAAACGCTCGTTGACTCAGGAAAAAGTGGCCGAGAGGGCCGGAATTGCGCTGAGGACTCTTCAGAAGATTGAATCTGGGCAGATCAACATCCTCATCACAACAGCCCGCCGACTTCGTGAGGCGTTGGGTGCGAAGTGGAATGACCTGCTGTAATTGGGTATAAGCTTTCGGCAGGAGTTTTGTGGTGATTTGATCGGACTGCGGAGCCATCATGTCGGCTTTGGCGTTGCGTCCCATACTTGTTGTTGCTCCTCTTTTGGGATGAAAAGAGTCATTCTTGCTGCATCGCTATTGTGCCTTTCGTTTGCACCTGCCAAGGCCTTCCTCATCGACTTGGAAGCCGGCGGTTACGGTGCGTGGTGGAAGCCCCAGGATTTGGATGAAGGCTACGGAGGTGGAGCGGTTGTGCGCGGCCAAGTGATTGGAGTCCTCGGTGTAGATGTTCGAGCAGGCTATTTTTCTTTCAGCGACCCTTCCGTAGATATGATCCCGATCGAGGCGGCACTGATGTTACGGTTTCCGATTCCGATCGTTTCTCTCTTTGCGGGGCTTGGGGCTGGATACTACCAGTTTTCGGGAGAAGATGGTTTCGAGTTGAAGAATGAACAAGGGTGGTTTGGCAACGCTGGTGTAGAAATTTCTCTCAGCG
This window encodes:
- a CDS encoding helix-turn-helix transcriptional regulator, with amino-acid sequence MPREELLPELKEFGEKVRRERLKRSLTQEKVAERAGIALRTLQKIESGQINILITTARRLREALGAKWNDLL
- a CDS encoding outer membrane beta-barrel protein, whose protein sequence is MKRVILAASLLCLSFAPAKAFLIDLEAGGYGAWWKPQDLDEGYGGGAVVRGQVIGVLGVDVRAGYFSFSDPSVDMIPIEAALMLRFPIPIVSLFAGLGAGYYQFSGEDGFELKNEQGWFGNAGVEISLSDWRVFLEWRYQLLDAEVDSAGGGFAAGDEIDFSGSGFTLGLTYRF